One genomic window of Solanum dulcamara chromosome 12, daSolDulc1.2, whole genome shotgun sequence includes the following:
- the LOC129876739 gene encoding probable fructokinase-7, with protein sequence MDRSSKKGSKMACCFPVILDRSFRSSFKLSKSSSSDKLNKSKSSICSPTSLSMKKKEVQENDHLVVCFGELLIDFVPTVSGVSLAEAPSFKKAPGGAPANVAVGIARLGGSSAFIGKVGADEFGYMLADILKENHVDNSGMRFDTHARTALAFVTLKADGEREFMFFRNPSADMLLTEAELDKDLIQKARIFHYGSISLIAEPCRSAHLAAMETAKKAGCILSYDPNLRLPLWTSAEAAREGILRIWDQADIIKVSEDEITFLTNGEDAYDDNVVMSKLFHSNLKLLLVTEGGDGCRYYTKNFHGRVNGIKVTAVDTTGAGDAFVGGLLNSMASDPDIYMDEKKLRDALLFANGCGAITVTEKGAIPALPTKEAVLKILDGATAN encoded by the exons atggatcGGTCAAGTAAAAAAGGGTCCAAAATGGCATGTTGTTTCCCTGTTATCCTTGACCGATCCTTCAGAAGCAGCTTCAAGCTATCTAAGAGCTCTTCTTCTGATAAACTCAATAAAAGCAAGAGCTCTATAT GTTCACCAACATCGCTATCGATGAAGAAAAAGGAGGTCCAAGAAAACGATCACCTTGTTGTATGTTTCGGGGAGTTGTTGATAGATTTTGTACCTACAGTATCTGGAGTTTCACTTGCAGAAGCACCTAGTTTTAAGAAGGCTCCTGGTGGAGCTCCGGCTAATGTTGCCGTTGGTATTGCAAGATTAGGAGGTTCTTCCGCCTTTATTGGCAAG GTGGGTGCAGATGAATTTGGTTACATGTTAGCTGATATATTAAAAGAGAACCATGTTGACAATTCTGGGATGCGTTTTGACACTCATGCAAGGACAGCTTTGGCTTTTGTCACATTGAAAGCAGATGGTGAGAGAGAATTTATGTTTTTCCGTAATCCAAGTGCTGACATGCTTCTAACTGAGGCAGAGCTGGACAAAGATCTCATTCAAAAG GCAAGAATATTTCACTATGGGTCAATCTCTTTGATTGCGGAACCATGTAGGTCAGCTCATCTTGCTGCCATGGAGACTGCTAAAAAAGCAGGCTGCATTCTCTCTTATGACCCAAATCTAAGGTTACCCTTATGGACATCCGCTGAGGCTGCTCGTGAAGGAATTTTAAGAATTTGGGACCAAGCTGACATTATTAAG GTAAGCGAAGATGAAATCACATTCTTGACAAATGGTGAAGATGCCTATGATGACAATGTGGTCATGTCTAAGCTTTTCCACTCTAACCTTAAACTTTTGCTCGTAACCGAAGGCGGAGACGGTTGCAGATACTATACTAAG aattttcatGGGAGAGTGAATGGAATTAAAGTCACAGCAGTTGACACCACAGGAGCAGGTGATGCATTTGTTGGTGGACTTCTCAACAGTATGGCCTCAGATCCAGACATTTACATG GATGAGAAGAAATTAAGGGATGCCCTCCTTTTTGCTAATGGATGTGGAGCAATAACTGTAACAGAAAAAGGAGCAATTCCTGCATTGCCTACAAAAGAAGCAGTACTTAAAATCTTGGATGGTGCCACTGCTAATTGA